The following is a genomic window from Terriglobia bacterium.
GCAGCCACGTAACCGCGGCCGCGCTTCAGGCGCATCTCCATGTCCAGCTTGCCGCCTTCGGACACGGTGGCGATGTACACCGTCTTGTCCAGCACTTCCACGTCGCCATCGGCTTCAATCATGCCGGAGGTGATCACGCCCGGCTGGTCGGCTTTGAGATAGATGGCCTTGGGGCCGTCGCCCGCCAGCTTGAACGGGATCTGTTTCAGGTTCAGGATGATGTCCGTGGCGTCCTCGACCACGCCGGGGATGGATTGGAACTCGTGCAGCACGCCTTCAATCTTCACCGCCGTGACCGCGGCGCCTTCAATGGACGATAGCAGCACGCGGCGCAGCGCGTTGCCGCTGGTGGTGCCGAATCCGCGTTCAAACGGCTGAGCATAAAACCGGCCGTATTTGTCGGTGAGTGTCTCGGTGTCCGTCGCCAGACGCTTGGGTTTCTGAAAACCTCTCCAAAGAACCATTTTCTCTTTTTCCTTTCAATTCCGCTCCGTTGGGCACACGCGCGGTAAGCGCAAGGCTGATCTGGTGCGGGCAATTGAGGAGCCACTGGCTTCTAGCCACTAGCTCCTGGCCAATACAAATTTCGGATGATGAACAGTGTGGAAGATATTTGATGCTGTCATCTTATCTCCCGATTCATCTGGCTGCCAAGGCGGTTCAAATGATCCGTCTTGCTGCCGGTTTGGCTAGCAGCTAGCGGCTAGCTGCCAGTAGCTTTACTTGCTGTACAGTTCCACGATCAGCTGTTCGTTGACCGGAGTCGCAATCTCGTCCCGCTTGGGCAGCGACAACACGCGGCCTTTCAGGTTATCGCGGTCCACTTCCAGCCAGGCCACCACCGGCTGGTGGCTGGAGAACTCGCGCGCCCCTTCTACCACGGTAAATTTCTTGGCCTTTTCCCGCACCTGGATCTCGTTCCCCACGCTGACTTCAAACGATGGAATGTCCACGCGGCGGCCGTTCACGTCAACGTGTCCATGGCGGACCAGTTGCCGGGCCTGGCGGCGCGACGTGGCAAATCCCAGCCGGTAGATCACGTTGTCCAGGCGGCGTTCCAGCTGTTGCAAGAGCAACTCGCCGGTCACGCCCGGCTTGCGCGCGGCCTTTTCAAAGTAATTGCGGAACTGGGTTTCCAGTGTGAAGTAAATGCGTTTGGTCTTTTGCTTCTCGCGCAGCTGCAGGCCGTAGCCTACAACCTTGGCCTTGCGGTCTTTGCCATGGGCGCCGGGAGCAAAATTACGCTTCTCGATGGGGCACTTGTCGGTAAAACACTTGGCCCCTTTCAGGAACAACTTCATGCCTTCGCGCCGGCAAAGCCGGCAGACTGCACCTTTATAACGTGCCATCCATTCTCCTGCTTTCTGATGTCGATCGGTTTACGGGGTGGCGACCCTTTCTTCCCGATCCGTTTCGTGACTTGAAATTTCAAATTTGAAATTTCAAATTCAAAATCAAACTCTGCGACGTTTTGGCGGCCGGCATCCGTTATGCGGAATGGGCGTAACGTCCTTGATGGACTTCACGTCCAACCCGGCTGCGGCCAGCGCGCGTATGGCCGACTCGCGCCCTGAGCCCGGACCGTTCACGCGCACTTCCAGCGAGCGCACGCCATGATCGCGCGCCTGGCCGGCGGCGTTCGTGGCCGCCTGCTGCGCGGCAAACGGCGTCCCTTTGCGCGACCCGCGGAAGCCCAGCGATCCCGCGCTCTTCCACGCCAGCGTGCGGCCTTCGCCGTCGGTGATGGTCACAATGGTGTTGTTGAAGGAGGCCTGCACGTAGCAAATCCCGTGCGGAACGTTCTTGCGCTCCTTCTTCTTGAATACCTTTTTCTTGCTCTTGGTTCCGCCGGCTGCCGGTGCCCCGGCCGCCGCTGCTGCTTTCGCCATGTATGCGTCCTTCTTAAGGTGCTCGGCGCTTACGTTGCAACGTTCGCAATACGAGCAATCCGTTTTTGGCTTGGCTGCTAGCCCCTTGCTGCTAGCTCCTGGCCCTGCCGACTTCGCAGTTGAAACTCCTGATCCCTAGCAGCTAGTAGCTAGCCGCTCGTAGCTTTTTTACGTCTTGGCCGCGGTCTTCTTCTTGTTCGCTACCGTGCCTTTGCGCGGACCCTTGCGGGTGCGGGCATTGGTATGCGTGCGCTGCCCCCGGACCGGCAGGTTGCGGCGATGCCGGTATCCACGGTACGAACCGATTTCAATCAGCCGCTTGATATGCATGGAGATGTCTTTGCGCAGATCACCTTCCACGTCGCCTTCACTCTCAATGACCTGGCGGATGCGGTTGACCTCATCTTCATTGAGGTCCTGCACCTTCTTCATGTTCTCGACCTTCGCCGCCGACAGGATTCGCGCCGAGCGCGCGTTGCCGATGCCGTATATGTACGTCAGCGCGATGTTCACGTGTTTGTTGCGCGGAAGATCCACGCCTGAGATGCGTGCCATGTGTTACCCCTGCCTCTGTTTGTGTTTCGAATTCTCGCAGATCACGCGGACCACGCCCTTGCGGTGCACGATCTTGCACTTATCACAAATCTTTTTTACCGATGCCCTGACCTTCATGATCCTGTTCTCTCTGACTTCTGTATTTACCGGTCCCAATTGCTCCGGCTGCACTGCTTCTTGATTTCGTAATTGAGTAATTTCGTAATTGCCGATTGGAAACTTAACAATTACCCACTTACCAAATACCCAATTACTAAATTCTCACGGCCTAAGCGCTTACTTGTACCTGTAGACAATGCGTCCACGCGTAAGGTCGTAAGGTGATAACTCAACCGCGACTTTATCGCCGGGGAGGATGCGGATAAAATTCTTGCGCATCCGGCCGGATACGTGCGCCAGCACTTGATGTTTGTTCTCCAGTTCCACCCGGAACATGGCATTGGGCAGCGGCTCAACCACCGTTGCCATCACCTCTATCGCGTCTTCTTTGCTCACTCAGCTCCTGTGCGGGATCGTCCTTGAGTTCCTTCGGGCCTCGCCCTCAGGATTTCGCCTGCAGGCTCCCGCTTCGCTCACGCCTGCAAACCGGCTCAACTTTGCTCACTCAGCTCCTTGAGGGTCTCGTCTCAGAGAATCCCCCATTATTTGTTCTTTACTTCCCCGCCGCCGCTTTGGCGATCACCGCCAGCGTATCCGCCGTGACTTGTTCCAACCCCAGTTCGCCGTTCAGCGTATGAAACGTCCCTTTGCGGCGATAGTAATCCACCAGAGGCAGGGTCTGCCGTTCATAACTCTTCAGCCGCTCGGAGATGACTTCTTCCTTGTCGTCCTTGCGCTGCACCAACGGAGTGCCGCAGGAATCGCACACGCCTTCTTTTCGCGGGGGCTGAAAGTAGATGTTGTAAATCTGGCCGTCCGCAGGACAGGAGCGGCGGCCCGTAAGCCGTTGCAGTAATTGATTATAGCTGACTTCAATGTTGACCACAACGGGGGCCATCTTGCGTCCCGCAAAAAGCGCCTTGCCCAGATACTCGTCCAGCCATTCCGCCTGCGCCACCGTGCGGGGAAAACCGTCCAGAATGTAGCCTCGCTGGCAGTCGGGCTGCCCCAGCCGGTCAGCCACCATGGCCAGCATCAGATCGTCCGGCACCAGCTTCCCCGACTTCATGATCGGGTCGGCCTGCTTGCCCAGTTCCGTGCCGCGGGCCACGTTGTCCCGCAAAATGTCTCCGGTGGAGATCTGCGGGATGCCATAAAGCGCCGCGATGGCCTTGGCCTGTGTGCCTTTGCCGGCGCCCGGAGCCCCCAGCAGAATAATGGGGCCCGTGGCTGCTTGCTTCGAACCCGAATTGCTCGCGGCGGCCGGCATATTGGAGATCAGCCCCAAGTTTTCCGTCCTTTGATGCGTCCGCTGCGCGAGGTAAAGCCTTCGTAGTGGCGCATCACCAGTTGGGACTCAATCTGGTTCACCGTATCCATGGCCACGCCCACCACAATCAGCAATGACGTTCCGCCGAAGTAGAAAGTCACGTTCAAACCCGTGAGGATCCACTGCGGCGTGATCTGTTCAAACACCTTGCCTCCCAGCCACCAGGGCAGCTGGTTGAGATGGATACCGGCAATCATCCACTCGGGTATCAGCGAAATGAACAGCAGATACAGTCCGCCCACCAGGGTCACGCGCGTCAGCACTTCATTGATGTAGTCGCGCGTGCGGTGTCCCGGCCGGATGCCCGGGATAAACCCGCCATGCTTGCGCATGTTGTCGGCGACGTCCGCCGGGTTGAACACAATGGACACGTAGAAGTAGGCAAAGAAGATGATGCCCGCCGCATAGAGCAAGGTATAAAGCGGCTCGCCCCACTTGAGTTGTTCCAGAATCGGGCCAAAGTATTTGTTGAGTGTCCCGCCGGTCTTGAACGCCGGCGAGTACGTCAGCATCTGCGGAATACTCAGCAGGGACGATGCAAAGATCACCGGCATCACGCCGCCGGAATTCACGCGCAACGGCAGGTGCGTGGCTTGGCCGCCCATAATGCGTCGTCCCACCACCCGCTTGGCATACTGCACGGGAATGCGGCGCTCCGAGCGTTCCATGAATACGATGAACGCCACCACCAGCACCATCACCGCGATCAGCGCCACCATGGCGGGAATGGTGAAAGGCCCCCAAGCCCCGCCGGACGCTTTCTTGTAAAGTTCCACCACCGCGCGCGGCAGTCCCACCACAATGCCGGAGAAAATCAGCAACGACATGCCGTTGCCGATGCCGCGTTCGGTAATCTGCTCGCCCAGCCACATAATGAAGATGCTGCCGGTGGTGAGCGTGATCATGGTCATCAAAATGAACCACACGCCCGGCGTCAGCACGTAGCCCTGGCTCTGCAAGGTAAACGCGATGCCCATGCTTTGCAGCAGGGAAAGCACCAGGGTCAGATAGCGCGTCCATTGCGTGATCTTGCGCCGCCCTAGTTCGCCTTCCTTCTGCATGCGGGCCAGGGGCTCCCACACCACCGTGAGCAACTGCAGGATGATGGACGAAGTGATGTAGGGCATGATGCCCAGGGCAAAAATCGTCAGCCGGCGCAGGTTGCCGCCGCTGAACAGATCGTAAAAGCCCAGCAGTCCGCCGCCCTGGTTTTCAAACGCCTTGCTCAACGCGTCGGCATTGATGCCCGGCGTGGGAATGTGCGAGCCAAGACGGTAGACGGCCAGCATGGCCAGCGTAAACAGCACGCGCTTGCGCAGGTCCGGAACTCGAAATATATTCGCCAGTTTTTCGAACATTTAGCTCTTCTTCTTTGTTTTCTTGGGCTCCGCCGGCGCTTCCGGCGCCGCCACTCCGCCGATCAGCTCCGCTTTGCCTCCGGCCTTGGCGATCTTCTCTCCGGCCGACTTGGAAAACTTGTGCGCGTGCACGGTGATGGCCTTCTTCAATTCGCCGTCGCCCAGCACCTTGATGAGGTCGTTCTTGTGCGCCAGCCCGTGCTTCACCAGAAGTTCCGGGGTCACGTTGCTTTCGCCCAGTTCCACCAGCCGCTCCAGATTGATGGCCCGGTATTCCACGCGGAAGATGTTGGTGAACCCGCGCTTGGGCAAGCGGCGATGCAGCGGCATCTGGCCGCCTTCAAAACCGCGCATCATGCGCGAACCGGAACGCGATCTCTGGCCTTTGTGCCCGCGCGTGGACGTCTTGCCCATACCGCTGCCCATGCCCCGGCCCACTCGCTTCTTGTTGGCGGTGGCCCCTTTGGGCGGCCGTAATGTTGAAAGATTTGTCGGCACTGTCAGTTTCCTTGTGTCGCAGCCGCGTTGTTCATTCTAGTCCCGCAGCTACTCGGTTGCCCTGGTTCCATTTGGTAATTGAGTAATTTTGTAATTGGGTAATTGAAAACCGAGTTGCCAACGGCAATTACCAAATTACTAAATTACCCAATTACTCAATGCTGTTAGTCCACGATCTCCACCAAATGCGGGATCTTCGCAATCATCCCCCGGATGGAAGGCGTATCTTCGCGCTCCACAACCTGGTACAGGTGGGTAAAGCCCAGTCCTTTGACCACCAGCTTGTGTTTCACCGGAGTGCATATCTTCGAACGCACGTATTTGATTTTGATCTTTTTCTTGGCTGCCATGGTTAAAGCTCCTGCACGCTCTTGCCGCGCATGCTGGCGACTTCTTTGCGGTCGCGCAGCTGGTTGAGCGCGTTAAAAGTGGCTTTGATCACGTTGTGCGGGTTGGCCGATCCCAGTGACTTGGTCAGCACGTTCTGCACGCCCGCCGAGGTCATCACCGCGCGCACCGCGCCGCCGGCAATCACGCCCGTGCCTTCCGGCGCCGGTTTCAGCAGCACCAGCCCGGAACCGAAACGTCCGGTCACGATGTGCGGAATGGA
Proteins encoded in this region:
- the rpmD gene encoding 50S ribosomal protein L30 → MAAKKKIKIKYVRSKICTPVKHKLVVKGLGFTHLYQVVEREDTPSIRGMIAKIPHLVEIVD
- the rpmJ gene encoding 50S ribosomal protein L36, which codes for MKVRASVKKICDKCKIVHRKGVVRVICENSKHKQRQG
- the secY gene encoding preprotein translocase subunit SecY; the encoded protein is MFEKLANIFRVPDLRKRVLFTLAMLAVYRLGSHIPTPGINADALSKAFENQGGGLLGFYDLFSGGNLRRLTIFALGIMPYITSSIILQLLTVVWEPLARMQKEGELGRRKITQWTRYLTLVLSLLQSMGIAFTLQSQGYVLTPGVWFILMTMITLTTGSIFIMWLGEQITERGIGNGMSLLIFSGIVVGLPRAVVELYKKASGGAWGPFTIPAMVALIAVMVLVVAFIVFMERSERRIPVQYAKRVVGRRIMGGQATHLPLRVNSGGVMPVIFASSLLSIPQMLTYSPAFKTGGTLNKYFGPILEQLKWGEPLYTLLYAAGIIFFAYFYVSIVFNPADVADNMRKHGGFIPGIRPGHRTRDYINEVLTRVTLVGGLYLLFISLIPEWMIAGIHLNQLPWWLGGKVFEQITPQWILTGLNVTFYFGGTSLLIVVGVAMDTVNQIESQLVMRHYEGFTSRSGRIKGRKTWG
- the rpsE gene encoding 30S ribosomal protein S5, with the translated sequence MAIASKKRLDAGSYQLKDQVVAINRVTKVVKGGKNMSFAALVVVGDPSAGVVGYGSGKAKEVPQAIRKGIESAKKRLIKVNLTQSSIPHIVTGRFGSGLVLLKPAPEGTGVIAGGAVRAVMTSAGVQNVLTKSLGSANPHNVIKATFNALNQLRDRKEVASMRGKSVQEL
- the infA gene encoding translation initiation factor IF-1 yields the protein MSKEDAIEVMATVVEPLPNAMFRVELENKHQVLAHVSGRMRKNFIRILPGDKVAVELSPYDLTRGRIVYRYK
- the rpsM gene encoding 30S ribosomal protein S13, with the protein product MARISGVDLPRNKHVNIALTYIYGIGNARSARILSAAKVENMKKVQDLNEDEVNRIRQVIESEGDVEGDLRKDISMHIKRLIEIGSYRGYRHRRNLPVRGQRTHTNARTRKGPRKGTVANKKKTAAKT
- the rpsK gene encoding 30S ribosomal protein S11, translating into MAKAAAAAGAPAAGGTKSKKKVFKKKERKNVPHGICYVQASFNNTIVTITDGEGRTLAWKSAGSLGFRGSRKGTPFAAQQAATNAAGQARDHGVRSLEVRVNGPGSGRESAIRALAAAGLDVKSIKDVTPIPHNGCRPPKRRRV
- the rpsD gene encoding 30S ribosomal protein S4 — translated: MARYKGAVCRLCRREGMKLFLKGAKCFTDKCPIEKRNFAPGAHGKDRKAKVVGYGLQLREKQKTKRIYFTLETQFRNYFEKAARKPGVTGELLLQQLERRLDNVIYRLGFATSRRQARQLVRHGHVDVNGRRVDIPSFEVSVGNEIQVREKAKKFTVVEGAREFSSHQPVVAWLEVDRDNLKGRVLSLPKRDEIATPVNEQLIVELYSK
- a CDS encoding adenylate kinase gives rise to the protein MPAAASNSGSKQAATGPIILLGAPGAGKGTQAKAIAALYGIPQISTGDILRDNVARGTELGKQADPIMKSGKLVPDDLMLAMVADRLGQPDCQRGYILDGFPRTVAQAEWLDEYLGKALFAGRKMAPVVVNIEVSYNQLLQRLTGRRSCPADGQIYNIYFQPPRKEGVCDSCGTPLVQRKDDKEEVISERLKSYERQTLPLVDYYRRKGTFHTLNGELGLEQVTADTLAVIAKAAAGK
- the rplO gene encoding 50S ribosomal protein L15; this encodes MPTNLSTLRPPKGATANKKRVGRGMGSGMGKTSTRGHKGQRSRSGSRMMRGFEGGQMPLHRRLPKRGFTNIFRVEYRAINLERLVELGESNVTPELLVKHGLAHKNDLIKVLGDGELKKAITVHAHKFSKSAGEKIAKAGGKAELIGGVAAPEAPAEPKKTKKKS